In Toxotes jaculatrix isolate fToxJac2 chromosome 11, fToxJac2.pri, whole genome shotgun sequence, a single genomic region encodes these proteins:
- the mrpl2 gene encoding 39S ribosomal protein L2, mitochondrial, with amino-acid sequence MALSCLTRALRFLTVSQPALLSSQAVAQPRIGAQVPTTGGQYRGFLTTAPLEQNKTFWKQREKYTIKPIGMKKTGGRDHTGKIRTHGIGGGHKRRYRWIDFQRLRYEEGKEAQPFEEKVVEVRYDPCRSADIALVAGGSRKRWIIATENMQAGDVIKTSGVIGRMAVLANEGDSYPLGALPVGTLVNNLEIQPGKGSEYIRAAGTSGVLLRKVNGTAIVQLPSKQQVQVLETCMVTVGRVSNIDHNKQIIGKAGRNRWFGVRPSSGLWQRKGGWAGRKIKPLPAMKNYANLPSITAK; translated from the exons ATGGCGTTGTCGTGTCTAACTCGAGCTCTGCGCTTCCTGACAGTCTCCCagcctgctctgctctcctcgCAG gcGGTTGCACAGCCAAGGATAGGAGCACAGGTGCCCACCACAGGGGGTCAGTACAGAGGCTTCCTGACCACAGCCCCCCTGGAGCAGAACAAGACATTTTGGAAGCAGCGGGAGAAGTACACCATCAAGCCAATAGGAATGAAAAAGACAGGAGGACGAGATCACACAG GAAAGATACGGACACATGGCATCGGCGGTGGCCATAAACGAAGATACCGGTGGATAGACTTCCAGAGACTGCGCTATGAAGAAGGCAAAGAAGCCCAGCCCTTCGAAGAGAAGGTTGTGGAAGTGCGATACGACCCATGCAG ATCAGCTGACATCGCTCTGGTAGCTGGAGGCAGTCGTAAGAGATGGATCATCGCTACAGAGAACATGCAGGCTGGAGACGTCATTAAAACATCTGGAGTTATTGGACGCATGGCAG TCTTAGCCAATGAAGGTGACTCCTACCCACTGGGAGCTCTCCCTGTGGGGACACTGGTGAACAACCTGGAGATACAACCAGGGAAGGGATCAGAGTACATTCGTGCTGCAG GCACGAGTGGCGTTTTGCTCCGTAAAGTAAACGGAACGGCGATCGTTCAGCTGCCTTCAAAGCAGCAGGTTCAG GTACTGGAGACCTGCATGGTAACGGTTGGACGTGTATCCAACATTGACCACAACAAACAGATCATCGGCAAAGCCGGTCGCAATCGATGGTTTGGCGTTCGCCCTTCGAGTGGCTTGTGGCAGAGGAAGGGAGGCTGGGCAGGACGCAAGATTAAACCGCTGCCTGCGATGAAGAATTACGCCAACCTGCCCTCAATCACAGCTAAATAA
- the klc1b gene encoding kinesin light chain 1b isoform X3, which yields MSTMVYPREEKLEKLSQEEIISNTKLVIQGLEALKNEHNSILHSLLETIKCLKKDEEANLVHEKSNLLRKSVEMIELGLGEAQVMMALSNHLNAVESEKQKLRAQVRRLCQENQWLRDELANTQQKLQKSEQSVAQLEEEKKHLEFMNQLKKYDEDVSPTQEEKDRETPKDSLDDLFPNDEEEHGQGMQHQHNSAAVAAAQQGGYEIPARLRTLHNLVIQYASQGRYEVAVPLCKQALEDLEKTSGHDHPDVATMLNILALVYRDQNKYKEAAHLLNDALSIREKTLGKDHPAVAATLNNLAVLYGKRGKYKEAEPLCKRALEIREKVLGKDHPDVAKQLNNLALLCQNQGKYEEVEYYYCRALEIYECRLGPDDPNVAKTKNNLASCFLKQGKYKEAEILYKEILTRAHEKEFGSVDAENKPIWMHAEEREEMSKGKHRDNTPYGEYGGWYKACKVNSPTVNTTLRNLGALYRRQGKLEAAETLEECALRSRKQGIDPIHQTRVVEILKDTEGDKRRSRDSLTSVKYESGSETGEEVSMGVEWNGA from the exons ATGTCCACCATGGTGTATCCGCGGGAAGAGAAGCTCGAGAAGCTTTCTCAGGAAGAGATCATCTCAAACACAAAGCTAGTGATCCAGGGTCTGGAGGCCCTGAAGAACGAGCATAACTCCATCCTCCACAGCCTCCTGGAGACCATCAAGTGCCTAAAGAAGGATGAAGAGGCCAACCTGGTGCACGAGAAGTCCAACCTGCTGCGCAAGTCAGTGGAGATGATTGAACTTGGCTTGGGAGAAGCACAG GTGATGATGGCCCTGTCCAACCACCTGAACGCAGTGGAGTCGGAGAAGCAGAAGCTGCGCGCACAGGTGAGGAGGCTTTGCCAGGAGAACCAGTGGCTGCGGGACGAGCTGGCCAACACCCAGCAGAAGCTGCAGAAGAGCGAGCAGAGCGTGgcccagctggaggaggagaagaagcacCTAGAGTTCATGAACCAGCTCAAAAAATACGATGAAGATGTCTCACCCACT caggaggagaaggacagagaaacacCGAAGGACTCCCTGGACGACCTCTTCcccaatgatgaagaggagcaCGGCCAAGGAA TGCAGCACCAACACAACAGTGCGGCTGTGGCTGCAGCCCAGCAGGGAGGTTACGAGATCCCAGCCCGTCTGAGAACCCTGCACAACCTGGTGATCCAGTATGCTTCCCAGGGCAGGTACGAGGTGGCTGTCCCCCTTTGCAAGCAGGCTTTGGAGGACCTGGAGAAGACCTCTGGACACGACCACCCTGACGTGGCCACAATGCTCAACATCCTAGCCTTGGTCTATAG GGATCAGAACAAATACAAAGAGGCAGCCCATCTGCTCAACGATGCTCTGTCCATCCGAGAGAAAACCCTGGGCAAAGACCATCCTGCC gttGCTGCAACGCTGAACAACTTGGCTGTGCTGtatggaaagagagggaagtaCAAGGAAGCCGAGCCCCTGTGTAAGAGGGCTCTGGAGATCAGAGAAAAG GTCCTGGGGAAGGACCACCCAGATGTGGCCAAACAGCTCAACAACCTGGCTCTGCTGTGCCAGAACCAGGGCAAGTATGAGGAGGTGGAGTACTACTACTGCCGTGCCCTGGAGATCTACGAGTGCAGGCTGGGCCCAGATGATCCCAATGTGGCCAAAACCAAGAACAACCTG gCGTCATGCTTTCTCAAACAGGGGAAATACAAGGAGGCTGAGATTCTGTACAAAGAGATCCTGACTCGTGCTCATGAGAAAGAGTTTGGATCCGTTGATG ccgAGAACAAGCCCATCTGGATGCatgcagaggaaagagaggagatgagtAAG GGCAAGCACAGAGACAACACGCCATACGGAGAGTACGGAGGCTGGTACAAGGCCTGCAAAGTCAACAG CCCCACGGTGAACACCACCCTGAGGAACCTGGGGGCCCTGTACCGCCGACAGGGCAAGCTGGAGGCTGCTGAGACCCTGGAAGAATGCGCCTTGAGGTCTCGCAAGCAG GGCATCGACCCCATCCACCAGACACGTGTGGTGGAGATCCTGAAGGATACAGAGGGCGACAAGCGGAGGAGCAGGGATAGTCTGACCAGCGTTAAGTATGAGAGCGGCTCTGAGACTGGCGAGGAAGTGAGTATGGGCGTGGAGTGGAACGGG GCCTAA
- the klc1b gene encoding kinesin light chain 1b isoform X4, translating to MSTMVYPREEKLEKLSQEEIISNTKLVIQGLEALKNEHNSILHSLLETIKCLKKDEEANLVHEKSNLLRKSVEMIELGLGEAQVMMALSNHLNAVESEKQKLRAQVRRLCQENQWLRDELANTQQKLQKSEQSVAQLEEEKKHLEFMNQLKKYDEDVSPTQEEKDRETPKDSLDDLFPNDEEEHGQGMQHQHNSAAVAAAQQGGYEIPARLRTLHNLVIQYASQGRYEVAVPLCKQALEDLEKTSGHDHPDVATMLNILALVYRDQNKYKEAAHLLNDALSIREKTLGKDHPAVAATLNNLAVLYGKRGKYKEAEPLCKRALEIREKVLGKDHPDVAKQLNNLALLCQNQGKYEEVEYYYCRALEIYECRLGPDDPNVAKTKNNLASCFLKQGKYKEAEILYKEILTRAHEKEFGSVDAENKPIWMHAEEREEMSKGKHRDNTPYGEYGGWYKACKVNSPTVNTTLRNLGALYRRQGKLEAAETLEECALRSRKQGIDPIHQTRVVEILKDTEGDKRRSRDSLTSVKYESGSETGEEA from the exons ATGTCCACCATGGTGTATCCGCGGGAAGAGAAGCTCGAGAAGCTTTCTCAGGAAGAGATCATCTCAAACACAAAGCTAGTGATCCAGGGTCTGGAGGCCCTGAAGAACGAGCATAACTCCATCCTCCACAGCCTCCTGGAGACCATCAAGTGCCTAAAGAAGGATGAAGAGGCCAACCTGGTGCACGAGAAGTCCAACCTGCTGCGCAAGTCAGTGGAGATGATTGAACTTGGCTTGGGAGAAGCACAG GTGATGATGGCCCTGTCCAACCACCTGAACGCAGTGGAGTCGGAGAAGCAGAAGCTGCGCGCACAGGTGAGGAGGCTTTGCCAGGAGAACCAGTGGCTGCGGGACGAGCTGGCCAACACCCAGCAGAAGCTGCAGAAGAGCGAGCAGAGCGTGgcccagctggaggaggagaagaagcacCTAGAGTTCATGAACCAGCTCAAAAAATACGATGAAGATGTCTCACCCACT caggaggagaaggacagagaaacacCGAAGGACTCCCTGGACGACCTCTTCcccaatgatgaagaggagcaCGGCCAAGGAA TGCAGCACCAACACAACAGTGCGGCTGTGGCTGCAGCCCAGCAGGGAGGTTACGAGATCCCAGCCCGTCTGAGAACCCTGCACAACCTGGTGATCCAGTATGCTTCCCAGGGCAGGTACGAGGTGGCTGTCCCCCTTTGCAAGCAGGCTTTGGAGGACCTGGAGAAGACCTCTGGACACGACCACCCTGACGTGGCCACAATGCTCAACATCCTAGCCTTGGTCTATAG GGATCAGAACAAATACAAAGAGGCAGCCCATCTGCTCAACGATGCTCTGTCCATCCGAGAGAAAACCCTGGGCAAAGACCATCCTGCC gttGCTGCAACGCTGAACAACTTGGCTGTGCTGtatggaaagagagggaagtaCAAGGAAGCCGAGCCCCTGTGTAAGAGGGCTCTGGAGATCAGAGAAAAG GTCCTGGGGAAGGACCACCCAGATGTGGCCAAACAGCTCAACAACCTGGCTCTGCTGTGCCAGAACCAGGGCAAGTATGAGGAGGTGGAGTACTACTACTGCCGTGCCCTGGAGATCTACGAGTGCAGGCTGGGCCCAGATGATCCCAATGTGGCCAAAACCAAGAACAACCTG gCGTCATGCTTTCTCAAACAGGGGAAATACAAGGAGGCTGAGATTCTGTACAAAGAGATCCTGACTCGTGCTCATGAGAAAGAGTTTGGATCCGTTGATG ccgAGAACAAGCCCATCTGGATGCatgcagaggaaagagaggagatgagtAAG GGCAAGCACAGAGACAACACGCCATACGGAGAGTACGGAGGCTGGTACAAGGCCTGCAAAGTCAACAG CCCCACGGTGAACACCACCCTGAGGAACCTGGGGGCCCTGTACCGCCGACAGGGCAAGCTGGAGGCTGCTGAGACCCTGGAAGAATGCGCCTTGAGGTCTCGCAAGCAG GGCATCGACCCCATCCACCAGACACGTGTGGTGGAGATCCTGAAGGATACAGAGGGCGACAAGCGGAGGAGCAGGGATAGTCTGACCAGCGTTAAGTATGAGAGCGGCTCTGAGACTGGCGAGGAA GCCTAA